TTGCTCTGACAGGCCGGTGACCAGCGTCCATTCGAGGAAGGCGTTTTGGTAAGCGCGCAAGTGATTGGCGCTAGCCGGATCGGGTACGTGGGGACGTGCTGGCGAGCTTGGTTTTTTGCGTAGTGCGCGCTGTTTCTGGCGGATGCCGCGTTCGCCCTTTTGTGCCATCGCCTTAGCCTGCTAAGGCTGCACTGGCAGCTAAGGGAAATGGTGCGGGCTGCTGGTACGACAAGACTTTGCCGTTAGGCTGTAGGGCGTGTATTTTTTCTTCAGCATCGATCACTTCTTCGCTCACCCGCATGGCTGTTGGCTCTTGTGCCGATTTTGCACTGCGCGAACTGCCCGCATCCGGGGCGCGTTGGCCCCGCGATGGGGGCGCGAACTCGCTTGTTTTACCCCGCGAACTATTCATCGTAGGTGCAGTGCTTGCTGCTGTGTTTGCACTAATCGCCAACTCCAAACTGGCCAGGTCGATCAAGCCCGGCACAAAGGCTTGCGCATCACTGCCCGCGCCGTCATACAGCAATTCATACTCGAAGCTTTGCCCCCGCTGGCCGCGATGTACCAGTAGATATTCCATCTGCACCAGACGCTCTAGGTGCAGGCGCAATTGCGTATCCGACAGGCCGGTGGCGTCCCGCGCTGCCTTGCGCGAGAAGCGCAGATCGGCACGCGCCAGACTTTTATTTTCACATTCGGCGCTGACGTACTGGTGGATCAATTTAAGTAAACGCCTGGTCTGCGGCGGCAATTCATCCAGGCTTCTGCCCAGCACTTCATGCGCGATCTGGTTGGCCAGCGCAATGTCACTGATGGCGACGTCGATGTAACGCACTTCCCGGTCGTTGCGTGTCGATGTCTTGATCTCGCGCTGGTGTTGGTGCAGGAAGGCGATGGTGTCGATTAAGGTGAGGTACTTTTCATGATCACGCCGTAGGCGTGTGCTCTGGTCTGGGAAGCTTAAGAATTGCGCGTAGGGATTGAGGACTTCTAGCGGCATGAGTAGGCGCTGGGCGTTTTGCTGCAAAGTGATCAGCTCTTCTTTCTCCCTTTTGGCGAGCATACCGTCCAGCGTGCGCTTTTGTCGCTGGATCTGGTGAATGGCGCGGGTCTGGTCGCGGCTTTCATCGACCGCCAGGACTAAACAGCGGTTGAGCAGTTCTTCATCAAGATCACGTGCCGTGGTAGTGAGCAGCAAGGCGACCGGGCCTTCTACCCGGTACGGTTGCGTCACCAGGTTACCTGTCACCGGGTCTTTGCCGGTACTGGCCATGGTGAGTTCGCCTTCCGACTGCAACAGCTTTAAGGCGTAGCTGGCACGGCTGGCGCCCTCTTCCTCGACGATGGCCAAGACCTTGTGCTTGAGATTGGTCTCGCCCATGTAAAACAAACTCTGCCCGGTCATGGCGCTGTATTTGATTTTGTCTTCCTTGGGGACGAAGGCTAAGACCGTATCCATCAGGCTGGTCTTGCCTGCGGCGGAAGACGATTGAATCACCACGCCCAGCGGACGCTCTAGCTTGCGCGAGATGCAGGCTAAATAACCGACTAGCTTGTTGGTTTCTTCGCCGATTAAACCGCAGGTGGCATAGTCCGCTAACAGGCGCGCCACTAAATCCGGGGCGCGCAATAAAGCTAAGGCAGCTTCCCGTTCGGCGGCATCCATCGTCACTGCCTCTGGTACTTTGGGCGTTAAGGCGGCCTGTATCTGCTGCTCTTGCAGGTTTTCTAGGGCGAGCAGTACACGCCCGAGGTCAGTCTTGAGGGTGCTCTCCGGCACGCGTAATTCTATCGCCGCTTGCGTGATGTAGCTGTGCCGGGCTCTAGCGTTGTACAGGTCTAAGGTGTCGACGTGGAAGGCGTCGCCGATGGAGGCTAAGAGATTAATTTTAAGCAGGTCATACGCCAGATTCTTGGCCAGGCCGCGCACGCGGTAACGCCGCTCTGCAAAGGCGAGGATGATTTCATTGTCGCGTACGTCGGCTTCCAGATTGGCACTGGGGGCTGGTGGCAAGGCCGCTGCGGGCAAGGCTGTGGCTGGCGGCGTAAGCACTGGTTCAGCAGCGAAAGAAATAAGCGGTGCAGGTGCTGCGCTGTCCGTTGGCGCAATGATCGATTCCGTCGCCACGTCCAGCACTGGCGATGTCTTACGCTCCGGTGCAACACCATTACCGAGCCACGCCGCCTGACGGATTAAGACACCTAAACTTTTAGCCGCTGGCTGCACTTTTAAAGCGTAGTCATTGGCGTCCATGCCTTTGGGGAAGTGGATGCGGTAGCAGGCGATGCCTTCTGCCATTAAGCGTTCGGCCAGCTTGGCACTGGCACGCTCACCCGCTTCATCACGGTCGTAGGCAATCAAGATGCGTTCGATATTATTTTCTTTAAA
This genomic window from Undibacterium sp. 5I1 contains:
- a CDS encoding toprim domain-containing protein: MGYYHETLKQSPEALAYLQARGLSHPDLIAYFQLGYANRSLGLRLPAKTRVAGAEIRTRLENLGIYRESGHEHFNGSLVVPILDVAGKVTEMYGRKIRDDLRKGTPAHLYLPGAHRGVFNVQALVASKEIILCEALIDAMTFWCAGYRNVTASYGTEGFTDEHLAAFKENNIERILIAYDRDEAGERASAKLAERLMAEGIACYRIHFPKGMDANDYALKVQPAAKSLGVLIRQAAWLGNGVAPERKTSPVLDVATESIIAPTDSAAPAPLISFAAEPVLTPPATALPAAALPPAPSANLEADVRDNEIILAFAERRYRVRGLAKNLAYDLLKINLLASIGDAFHVDTLDLYNARARHSYITQAAIELRVPESTLKTDLGRVLLALENLQEQQIQAALTPKVPEAVTMDAAEREAALALLRAPDLVARLLADYATCGLIGEETNKLVGYLACISRKLERPLGVVIQSSSAAGKTSLMDTVLAFVPKEDKIKYSAMTGQSLFYMGETNLKHKVLAIVEEEGASRASYALKLLQSEGELTMASTGKDPVTGNLVTQPYRVEGPVALLLTTTARDLDEELLNRCLVLAVDESRDQTRAIHQIQRQKRTLDGMLAKREKEELITLQQNAQRLLMPLEVLNPYAQFLSFPDQSTRLRRDHEKYLTLIDTIAFLHQHQREIKTSTRNDREVRYIDVAISDIALANQIAHEVLGRSLDELPPQTRRLLKLIHQYVSAECENKSLARADLRFSRKAARDATGLSDTQLRLHLERLVQMEYLLVHRGQRGQSFEYELLYDGAGSDAQAFVPGLIDLASLELAISANTAASTAPTMNSSRGKTSEFAPPSRGQRAPDAGSSRSAKSAQEPTAMRVSEEVIDAEEKIHALQPNGKVLSYQQPAPFPLAASAALAG